In Phaseolus vulgaris cultivar G19833 chromosome 10, P. vulgaris v2.0, whole genome shotgun sequence, a single genomic region encodes these proteins:
- the LOC137818969 gene encoding suppressor of disruption of TFIIS-like — protein MEMENEKSITQQTQRPKYDCLLFDLDDTLYPLNSGLANAVHQNIKDYMVEKLGIEPSKTDEMTNLLYSNYGTTLSGLRAIGYEFDYGEYYSFVHGRLPYENLKPDPVLRNLLLSLPYKKLIFTNSDKVHTIKALRKLGLEDCFEGITCFETLNPIHNGTEITEVAGSKATNPTPKTGLKCSEIFDIIEHFAQPDPTTVLPSSPVICKPSEHAIELALKIANLNPKRTLFFEDSVRNIEAGKRVGLHTVLVGKSHRVKGADYAMESIHNLKEAVPELRETEIKAQVIAYPGTEKLAMETSVVA, from the exons ATGgaaatggagaatgagaagaGCATCACACAACAGACTCAGAGGCCAAAATATGATTGTCTTCTATTTG ATTTAGATGATACTTTGTATCCTCTCAATTCTGGTCTTGCAAATGCAGTTCACCAAAACATTAAGG ACTACATGGTGGAGAAACTTGGCATAGAACCAAGTAAAACTGATGAGATGACCAACCTTCTATACAGCAACTATGGAACTACTCTTTCTGGTCTAAGG GCAATTGGATATGAGTTTGATTATGGAGAATACTACAG TTTTGTTCATGGGAGATTGCCTTATGAGAATTTAAAGCCAGATCCTGTTCTGAGAAATCTCCTACTCAGCCTACCCTATAAGAAGCTT ATTTTTACAAACTCAGACAAAGTCCATACCATTAAGGCACTTAGAAAACTTGGATTGGAAGATTGCTTTGAAGGAATCACATGCTTTGAGACCCTCAATCCCATCCACAATGGCACTGAGATCACAGAGGTTGCTGGTTCAAAGGCCACTAATCCAACACCCAAAACTGGTCTAAAATGCTCAGAAATCTTTGACATCATAGAACACTTTGCTCAACCAGATCCCACTACAGTCCTTCCAAGCTCACCAGTTATCTGCAAACCATCAGAACATGCCATTGAATTGGCTCTCAAGATAGCCAACCTTAATCCCAAAAGAACA TTGTTCTTTGAGGATAGTGTCCGCAACATAGAAGCTGGAAAACGAGTGGGTCTTCACACTGTGCTG GTTGGTAAATCCCACAGAGTTAAAGGTGCCGATTATGCCATGGAAAGCATTCACAACCTTAAGGAGGCAGTGCCTGAACTACGGGAGACTGAAATAAAAGCACAAGTTATTGCATACCCTGGGACTGAGAAGCTTGCAATGGAGACATCAGTTGTAGCTTGA
- the LOC137818912 gene encoding cytochrome P450 83B1-like, which produces MLSPLLILCLAIPVFFSFFLCRKTLNNPPFPPGPRGLPIIGNLHQLNTSALPLQLWKFSTKYGPIFSLKLGLRPAIVVSSPKLAKEVMKDHDLQFCGRPRLLGQQKLSYNGVDIAFSPYNSYWREIRKICVVHILSSIRVSNFSSIRHFEVKQMMGKISMHASSSKVTNLSDALVSLTSTIICRIAFGRRYEDEGTERSMFHRLLNECQAMLAMLFFSDYIPFLGWIDKLRGLRGRLEQNFKELDTFYQQVIDEHMDPNRKKPENEDLIDVLLQLKKQRSFSVDLQNDHIKAVFMNMLIGATDTTSATTVWAMTALLKNPRVMKKVQEELRNLGNEKDFLHEDDIQKLPYLKAVIKETLRLHLPAPLLVQRETNEPCILEGYEIPAKTIVYVNAWAIHRDPNTWKDPEEFLPERFLDSTTDFRGQDFEFIPFGAGRRICPGILMAIASLDLILANLLRSFDWELPPGIRKEDIDTEVLPGITQHKKNPLYVLAKFRV; this is translated from the exons ATGTTGTCCCCACTTCTAATTCTATGCCTCGCTATTCCTGTGTTTTTCTCATTCTTCCTCTGCCGCAAAACCTTGAACAACCCACCATTTCCACCTGGTCCCAGAGGCCTTCCCATAATAGGGAACCTTCATCAGCTGAATACTTCTGCTCTTCCTCTTCAGCTATGGAAATTCTCAACAAAATATGGCCCAATATTTTCCCTCAAATTAGGTTTAAGACCAGCCATTGTTGTTTCCTCTCCTAAACTTGCCAAAGAGGTAATGAAGGATCATGACCTTCAGTTTTGTGGGCGACCTAGACTACTTGGCCAACAGAAACTGTCTTATAATGGGGTTGACATTGCTTTTTCCCCCTACAATAGTTACTGGAGAGAAATCAGAAAAATTTGTGTTGTTCATATTCTTAGCTCCATTCGTGTCTCTAACTTTTCCTCAATAAGACACTTTGAGGTCAAGCAAATGATGGGAAAAATATCCATGCATGCCTCATCTTCTAAGGTTACAAATTTGAGTGATGCACTCGTGTCCCTCACCAGCACCATTATATGTAGAATTGCCTTTGGGAGAAG GTatgaagatgaaggaacagaaAGGAGCATGTTCCATAGGCTACTGAATGAGTGTCAAGCCATGTTGGCCATGCTGTTTTTCTCAGATTATATTCCTTTCTTGGGTTGGATTGATAAACTCAGAGGACTACGTGGTCGTCTTGAACAGAATTTCAAGGAGTTGGATACCTTCTACCAACAAGTCATTGATGAACACATGGATCCCAACAGAAAGAAACCAGAGAACGAGGATTTAATAGATGTCTTACTTCAACTCAAAAAGCAACGTTCGTTTTCTGTAGATCTCCAAAATGATCATATCAAAGCTGTGTTCATG AATATGCTTATAGGAGCAACGGACACAACTTCTGCTACAACGGTCTGGGCTATGACCGCACTGCTAAAAAATCCAAGAGTAATGAAGAAAGTTCAAGAAGAACTTAGGAATTTGGGGAATGAAAAGGATTTTCTACATGAAGATGATATTCAAAAGCTTCCCTATTTAAAGGCTGTGATAAAAGAGACACTGAGACTGCACCTACCAGCACCCCTACTTGTGCAAAGGGAAACAAATGAACCATGTATTTTAGAGGGCTATGAAATTCCAGCCAAGACAATAGTGTATGTGAATGCTTGGGCTATCCATAGAGACCCTAACACTTGGAAAGACCCAGAGGAGTTTTTACCAGAGAGGTTCTTAGATAGTACAACAGATTTTCGAGGGCAAGATTTTGAGTTCATTCCATTTGGTGCTGGACGTAGAATTTGCCCTGGTATCCTTATGGCAATTGCTTCATTGGATCTTATTCTAGCCAATCTTCTCAGGTCATTTGATTGGGAATTACCACCCGGAATAAGAAAGGAAGATATTGATACTGAAGTGTTGCCAGGAATTACTCAGCATAAGAAGAATCCTCTCTATGTTTTGGCTAAGTTTCGAGTCTAA
- the LOC137818970 gene encoding UPF0161 protein At3g09310, with amino-acid sequence MANLFLPLNSCSLPLIQNPNFSSLQIKISPRHSPLRTLPQHRTPLVRSLKEDSNPETVQDGEVKSVGVKVALSMLRFYKREISPILPKSCRYVPTCSEYSMEAYKRYGVVKGTVLTAWRLCRCNPLGGHGYDPPRWFGEASLPEDFDD; translated from the exons ATGGCCAATCTCTTTCTACCTCTCAACTCCTGTTCTCTACCCCTAATTCAAAACCCTAATTTCTCGTCTCTTCAAATCAAAATCAGCCCACGCCATTCTCCTTTACGAACACTACCACAGCATCGCACCCCATTGGTTCGTTCATTGAAGGAAGATTCCAACCCTGAAACAGTTCAAG atGGCGAAGTGAAAAGTGTAGGAGTCAAAGTTGCACTGTCCATGTTGAGATTCTACAAGA GGGaaatttcaccaattttgccAAAGAGCTGTCGCTACGTTCCTACATGCAGTGAATATTCCATGGAGGCTTATAAGAGATATGGAGTGGTGAAGGGTACGGTTTTGACTGCGTGGCGTCTCTGTAGATGCAATCCCCTTG GTGGGCATGGTTATGATCCACCTAGATGGTTTGGTGAGGCTAGTCTACCAGAAGATTTTGATGACTGA
- the LOC137818971 gene encoding cytochrome P450 83B1-like, producing MLCPTMLSPLLILCLAIPVFFSFFLCRKTLNNPPFPPGPKGLPIIGNLHQLNTSALPLQLWKFSKKYGPIFSLKLGLRPAIVVSSPKLAEEVMKDYDLQFCGRPRLFGQQKLSYNGIDIVFSPYNSYWREMRKICVFHILSSIRVSNFSSIRHLEVKQMMGKISMYASSSKVTNLSDALMSLTSTIICRIAFGRRYEDEGTERSMFHRLLNECQAMLAMLFFSDYIPFLGWIDKLRGLRGRLEQNFKELDTFYQQVIDEHMDPNRKKPENEDLIDVLLQLKNQRSFSVDLENDHIKAVFMNMLVAATDTTSATTIWAMTALLKNPRVMKKVQEELRNLGGEKDFLHEDDIQKFPYFKAMIKETLRLHLPAPLLVPRETNEPCILEGYEIPAKTIVYVNAWAIHRDPNTWKDPEEFLPERFLDSTTDFRGQDFEFIPFGAGRRICPGMLMAIASLDLILANLLRSFDWELPSGMRKEDIDTEVLPGITQHKKNPLYVLAKFRV from the exons ATGTTGTGCCCTACAATGTTGTCTCCACTTCTAATTCTATGCCTTGCTATTCCTGTGTTTTTCTCCTTCTTCCTCTGCCGCAAAACCTTGAACAACCCACCATTTCCACCTGGTCCCAAAGGGCTTCCCATAATAGGGAACCTTCATCAGCTGAATACTTCTGCTCTTCCTCTTCAGCTATGGAAATTCTCAAAAAAATATGGCCCAATATTTTCCCTCAAATTAGGTTTAAGGCCAGCCATTGTTGTTTCCTCTCCTAAACTTGCCGAAGAGGTAATGAAGGATTATGACCTTCAGTTTTGTGGGCGACCTAGATTATTTGGCCAACAGAAACTGTCTTATAATGGGATTGACATTGTCTTTTCCCCATACAATAGTTACTGGAGAGAAATGAGAAAAATTTGTGTATTTCATATCCTTAGCTCCATTCGTGTCTCTAACTTTTCCTCAATAAGACACTTAGAGGTCAAGCAAATGATGGGAAAAATATCCATGTATGCCTCATCTTCTAAGGTTACCAATTTGAGTGATGCACTCATGTCCCTCACCAGCACTATCATATGTAGAATTGCCTTTGGGAGAAG GTatgaagatgaaggaacagaaAGGAGCATGTTCCATAGGCTACTGAATGAGTGTCAAGCCATGTTGGCCATGCTGTTTTTCTCAGATTATATTCCTTTCTTGGGTTGGATTGATAAACTCAGAGGACTACGTGGTCGTCTTGAACAGAATTTCAAGGAGTTGGATACGTTCTACCAACAAGTCATTGATGAACACATGGATCCCAACCGAAAGAAACCAGAGAACGAGGATTTAATAGATGTCTTGCTTCAACTCAAAAACCAACGTTCGTTTTCTGTAGATCTCGAAAATGATCATATCAAAGCTGTGTTCATG AATATGCTTGTAGCAGCAACGGATACAACTTCTGCTACAACGATTTGGGCTATGACCGCACTGCTAAAAAATCCAAGAGTAATGAAGAAAGTTCAAGAAGAACTTAGGAATTTAGGGGGTGAAAAGGATTTTCTACATGAAGATGATATTCAAAAGTTTCCCTATTTCAAGGCTATGATAAAAGAGACACTGAGACTGCATCTACCAGCACCCCTACTTGTGCCAAGGGAAACAAATGAACCATGTATTTTAGAGGGCTATGAAATTCCAGCCAAGACAATAGTGTATGTGAATGCTTGGGCTATCCATAGAGACCCTAACACTTGGAAAGACCCAGAGGAGTTTTTACCAGAGAGGTTCTTAGATAGTACAACAGATTTTCGAGGGCAAGATTTTGAGTTCATTCCATTTGGTGCTGGACGTAGAATTTGTCCTGGTATGCTTATGGCAATTGCTTCATTGGATCTTATTCTAGCTAATCTTCTTAGGTCATTTGATTGGGAATTACCATCCGGAATGAGAAAGGAAGATATTGATACTGAAGTTTTGCCAGGAATTACTCAGCATAAGAAGAATCCTCTCTATGTTTTGGCTAAGTTTCGAGTCTAA